The window GTTCCCAGTGTCCCTGTCCCCTGCACATCAcatgatctctagttgcagtgcccCAAGACCCCTCCATAGACCCTTTGCCTGCACAGATTTACCTTACCCCAGTGACTCTTATGATACCCTTCTGTCCCAAACCCCCCTGAAAACGCCAACAATCTGTGTGCCCTAAAATTCCATTGTTTGAGTGCCCCTAGAGACCCATCCCCCCACTTCATCCCGAATACAGTTTACCTTGTGCCCCCCAACTATCATCCCTGTGTCACCCTAGTATGAACCAGGTACCCACCACCCACTGTCAGCTCTGTCCCCACCAGCACCATACCACTTACCGCCAGCCCTGCGACCCCCTCGCGGTCAGCCCCGCGCTCTCAGCCCCAGCAACCCCTTCGCCGTCAGCCCCGCGCTCTCAGCCCCAGCGACCCCCTCGCCCTCAGCCCCGCGCTCTCAGCCCCAGCGACCCCCTCGCCCTCAGCCCCGCGCTCTCAGCCCCAGCGACCCCTTCGCCGCACACCCCACGCAGTCAGCCCCAGCGACCCCCTCATCGTCAGCCCCGCGCTCTCAGCCCCAGCGACCCCCTCGCCGTCAGCCCCAGCGACCCCCTCGCCGTCAGCCCCGCGCTCTCAGCCCCAGCGACCCCCTCGCCGTCAGCCCCGCGCTCTCAGCCCCAGCGACCCCCTCGCCGTCAGCCCCGCGCTCTCAGCCCCAGCGACCCCCTCGCCGTCAGCCCCGCGCTCTCAGCCCCAGCGACCCCCTCGCCCTCAGCCCCGCGCTCTCAGCCCCAGCGACCCCCTCGCCGTCAGCCCCGCGCTCTCAGCCCCAGCGACCCCCTCGCCGTCAGCCCCGCGCTCTCAGCCCCAGCGACCCCCTCGCCGTCAGCCCCGCGCTCTCAGCCCCAGCGACCCCCTCGCCGTCAGCCCCGCGCTCTCAGCCCCAGCGACCCCCTCGCCGTCAGCCCCGCGCTCTCAGCCCCAGCGACCCCCTCGCCGTCATCCCCGCGCTCTCAGCCCCAGCGACCCCCTCGCCGTCAGCCCCGCGCTCTCAGCCCCAGCGACCCCCTCGCCGTCATCCCCGCGCTCTCAGCTCCAGCGACCCCCTCATCGTCAGCCCTGCGCTCTCAGCCCCATCAACCCCCTCGCCGTCATCCCCGCGCTCTCAGCCCCAGCGACCCCCTCGCCGTCAGCCCCGCGCTCTCAGCCCCAGCGACCCCCTCGCCGTCAGCCCCGCGCTCTCAGCCCCAGCGACCCCCTCGCCGTCAGCCCCGCGCTCTCAGCCCCAGCGACCTTCTCGCCCTCAGCCCCGCGCTCTCAGCCCCAGCGACCCCCTCGCCAACAGACCCGTGCTCTCAGCCCCAGCGACCCCCTCGCCAACAGACCCGTGCTCTCAGCCCCAGCGACCCCCTCGCCAACAGACCCGTGCTCTCAGCCCCAGCGACCCCCTCGCCAACAGACCCGTGCTCTCAGCCCCAGCGACCCCCTCGCCAACAGACCCGTGCTCTCAGCCCCAGCGACCCCCTCGCCAACAGACCCGTGCTCTCAGCCCCAGCGACCCCCTCGCCAACAGACCCGTGCTCTCAGCCCCAGCGACTCCCTCGCCCTCAGCCCCAGCGACCCCCTCGCCAACAGACCCGTGCTCTCAGCCCCAGCGACCCCCTCGCCAACAGATCCGTGCTCTCAGCCCCAGCGACCCCCTCGCCCTCAGCCCCGCGCTCTCAGCCCCAGCGACCTCTTCGCCGCACACCCCACGCAGTCAGCCCCGCGCTCTCAGCCCCAGCGACCCCCTCGCCGTCAGCCCCGCGCTCTCAGCCCCAGCGACCCCCTCGCCAACAGACCCGTGCTCTCAGCCCAGCGACCCCCTCGCCAACAGACCCGTGCTCTCAGCCCCAGCGACCCCCTCGCCCTCAGCCCCGTGCTCTCAGCCCCAGCGACCCCCTCGCCCTCAGCCCCGTGCTCTCAGCCCCAGCGACCCCCTCGCCCTCAGCCCCAGCGACCCCCTCGCCAACAGACCCGTGCTCTCAGCCCCAGCGACCCCCTCGCCCTCAGCCCCGTGCTCTCAGCCCCAGCGACCCCCTCGCCCTCAGCCCCGTGCTCTCAGCCCCAGCGACCCCCTCGCCAACAGACCCATGACCTCTTGCCTTTGTCCCTGTCCTTATGGTGTCCCCCTTGGTACTGTGCCCCCTGCCCTCTCCCCTGTGTTGCCCCCTCTCCATTCCTCGCCGCCTCCTCACCTCCTGCAGGCGCAGCTCGGTGCTGACTGTGTCCTCCGGGCTCCGGCGTATGGGGAAGTCAGTGCGAGGCAGCAGCACGGTGTCCCGGTACTTGCTCTTCTGCCCGGAGCTGTCATTGCTGCTGCTCAGCCCGGAGGCGGCTCTCACCCTCCACAGACCCCGGGGACCGGGCAGCCGGCGGCGGAGAGCGGTCAACATGATCCTGTCAGAAACTACGGCGAGCGCAGAGGAGACAGGGACGGCGGCCGCGGAGGACCAAACCCCGCAGCGCGTTCTGTATGTGGGGAGCAGCCGTGTGCGGGGAGATCGTGTACGTTATACACAGTATATGTAACTCCATAGCTCAGCTCCTCAGCCTGTGCCTCCGTCCATAACATAAAGatgctcaaacacacacacacacacagcaaaaagtCCGATCTCCGAGCACAGAACATTCATTAACCCTTAAGGTAACTgtcataaacaaaaaaaacaacaaaatgctaAATTTACAATTTTAAATTGTTGCAACTGCCCTAAATAATGTAATAAAAGTGATCAAAGTGTCGTCTGTTCCCCaacatttttttacaatttttttagtatttttttcacattttttttcagtacactatatggtaaaatgaacgaTTACATTAAAAAATACTtttaataattataatataatataataataatttatcctGCAAAAGACAAACACTCGTACGGGTATGAAGAAAGGAGAAAAACgcaaaaaatgggaaaaataaaatcGCCTTTTCTGGAAGgggttaaaagtggagaaaaaaaacccaaaacacgtgGTCAAAAATTACCCTGTCCATAAAGGGTTAAttctattattataataataataataataataataataataataatatcatgcgATGCTATCGGAGCTGTCACACACGGAGCACGAGAGTCAGCGAATCTGGTATCTCTAGGACCCAGGAGGGGCTGAGCTGACAGGAAGTGCAGCCAGGTGAGATGTTCTGCAGAGCTCTGCACTCACTGACCGTCATTGCGCCGTGCAGCGTCCGCCGAGCAGGTAGGTGCTTATGGAGATCCCTGCAAGGATCTATAATGTCACAGATCCCGGCGTATAGAATACAGACAGACGTGTGATACGGAGAAGACTCGCGTCTCAGTCACTGGATTCAGGTTTTTCATTCAGTCCCCGGGTATAACGCATAGTATATAATGTCcaacaggggcgtaactagagcCGATAGATCCCGGTGCAAAATGTCAACCGAAGCTCCCCCCttcccccacatgttggtcagatgtatggtccCTTGTAGCATTCTACAGCCTATAAACACAGATGTGTCCCCCTccatgtaataatgtgccccatcctataaCACTGTCCCCCATCATGAGCCCCGTGCTATaacaatgtcccctatcctggaccccatcctataacaatgtcccccccatcctgggccccatcctataacaatgtcccctatcctgggccccatcctataacaatgttccctatcctggaccccatcctataacaatgttcccccatcctggaccccatcctataaacaatgtcccccccccccatcctggaccccatcctataacaatgttcccccatcctggaccccatcctataacaatgtcccctatcctggaccccatcctataacaatgtccccccccatcctgggccccatcctataacaatgtcccctatcctgggccccatcctataACATTGtcccccccatcctggaccccatcctataacaatgttcccccatcctggggcCCCATCCTATAACACTGTCCCCCATCATGAGCCCCGTGCTATAaacaatgtcccctatcctggaccccatcctataacaatgtcccccccatcctggaccccatcctataacaatgtcccccccccatcctggaccccatcctataacaatgtcccccccccccatcctggaccccatcctataacaatgtccccccccccccccatccctggaCCCCGTCCTATAACAATGtcccccccatcctggaccccatcctataacaatgtcccccaccatcctggacccatcctataacaatgtccccccccccccatcctggacccccatcctataacaatgtccccccccccatcctggaccccatcctataacaatgtcccccccccccatcctggaccccgtcctataacaatgtcccccccatcctggaccccatcctataacaatgtcccccaccatcctggacccatcctataacaatgtcccccccccatcctggaccccatcctataacaatgtccccccccccatcctggaccccatcctataacaatgtccccccccccccccatcctggacccccatcctataacaatgtccccccccccccatcctggaccccatcctataacaatgtccccccccccatcctggaccccatcctataacaatgcccccccccccccatcctggaccccatcctataacaatgtccccccccccatcctggaccccatcctataacaatgtccccccccccatcctggaccccgtcctataacaatgtcccccccccccccatcctggaccccatcctataacaatgtcccccccccccccatcctggaccccatcctataacaatgtccccccccccccccatcctggaccccatccTATAAACAatgtcccccccccatcctggaccccatcctataacaatgtcccccccccccatcctggaccccatcctataacaatgtcccccccccccatcctggaccccatcctataacaatgtccccccccccccccatcctggaccccatcctataacaatgtcccccccccatcctggaccccatcctataacaatgtccccccccccatcctggaccccgtcctataacaatgtcccccccatcctgagccccatcTTATAACAATGTCCTCCATCCTTTAACAATGAACAACTCAGCCTCTAAGTGGAGATCACATAACATTACAGTGAGTGgctgagtgctgaggagcagaaggcagaaaagtccccaccgctttgctgaccccataactgcaaagTGGTGATCCAGACTATGTGGTATGATACCtgttgctgtgtgcggttgtggagttaacccttgttacccccttcctgctcttgcttttctcctaagtatctctttttgtagtcctgtgtgtgtgcagtgtgtcagagttttggttttccattgtTTGTCCTTATCTGTTTAACATCTCGCTCCTGCCTCATCCCTCACTAGGGAGAGGGAGTTGttagagtagtatttctcaggcatatagaaaggcatgggactccggcatccccaccattaggagtaatctggaGGTGAGGGATATCCTAGGGTCCTCTAGCCTGCCCCTTGCTATCCTGAAGTAACATTTGTGACAACTGTTCACATACTGGCACAGAACCATTACACATACATATGGATTGAGGTCTTGGGCTGTCGGTACCCCTCCTGTTTACATAGGTTGTGTATGAACGTACGTTTCTGTCCATATTAGTGTGCGGTATTATATTCTTTTGTTATATCGATTCATCCCATTTCTTAAGACCTTTCCTTCATACTCTTTGCCTTTATTGCACAATCCATGACTCAGGTTCTCGTATAAATCAGAGTAAAGGTGATGGCAAACAATGCAGATTACAGTCCCCGGATGTCAGTACCCTGCAGGGCGCTGTAGTTTAAGGCGGGGGTCACACTGGAGAGCCGGAGGGGTAAGGTTAGTCGCCACGCTCTCCCGAGGGTGCGTGTTTCCTGAAGTGCTGTTAGACATCTTTTCTGGTGGGAATAAACGATCAGACATGTTGAAATCCGATATGTCCGATCCATCTCTCCTCCCAACAGCCCACATGGCAGGTGCATTCTGTACAAGTCTCTGTTTTCATTACTATTATCGTCCTCCATGATTTTCTCTCATTTCTCTGCCAGGATTCACAATGTCTTCAGCCCCAGTATTGTTAGTGAGGTTGGTGGCCGCAGCGCACTCTGTAGCCGAAAAAGCCGGAACAATCGTCAGAAATGTCATGAGTGGCGGAGACCTCGGCATAGTCGAAAAGGTAAATGTAAAAAACTGTCATAATGATGTATTATTTCACTGTAATCATAACAGCATAAACTAatatagcagaatagtgagtgcagctctggagtataatacaggaggtaactcaggatcagtaatgtaatgtatgtacacagtgactacaccagcagaatagtgagtgcagctctggaggataatacaggaggtaactcaggatcagtaatgcaatgtatgtacacagtgtctgtaccagcagaatagtcagtacagctctggagtataatacaggaggtaactcaggatcagtacagaataagtaatgtaatgtatgtacacagtgactacaccagcagaatagtgagtgcagctctggaggataatacaggaggtaactcaggatcagtaatgtaatgtatgtacacagtgtctgtaccagcagaatagtcagtacagctctggagtataatacaggagggtaactcaggatcagtacagaataagtaatgtaatgtatgtacacagtgtctgcaccagcataatagtgagtacagctctggagtataatacaggaggtaactcaggatcagtacagaataagtaatgttatgtatgtatacagtgactgcaccagcagaatagtgagtgcagctctggagtataatacaggatgtaactctggatcagtaatgtaatgtatgtacacagtgactgcaccagcagaatagtgagtgcagctctggagtataatacaggatgtaactcaggattagtaatgcaatgtatgtatacagtgactgcaccagtggaatagtgagtgcagctctggaggataatacaggaggtaactcaggatcagtacaggataagtaatgtatgtacacagtgactgcaccagcagaatagtgagggcagctctggagtataaccagGTTATAACTCAGCATGAGTAACACATATCGTTATAGTTGTACCGGTGAACGAACAGAACATCTCAGCAATGACATCTATCATCTGTGTTACAGACCGGTGCTAATGATCTGCAGACGGCAGCTGATCGGTTGGTACAGCAAAGCATCTGCGCCTCTCTGGCAAGAAAGTTTCCAGGATTGACCATCATTGGAGAGGAGGTGAGGCCACTGGCTGGATGGATACATTCCACTCTGCAATCACTCACATTaggcatatatacagttaggtccagaaatatttggacagtgacacaattttcgcgagttgggctctgcatgccaccacattggatttgaaatgaaacctctacaacagaattcaagtgcagattgtaacgtttaatttgaaggtttgaacaaaaaatatctgatagaaattgtaggaattgtcacatttctttacaaacactccacattttaggaggtcaaaagtaattggataaataaaccaaacccaaacaaaatatttttattttcaatcttttgttgcgaatcctttggaggcaatcactgccttaagtctggaacccatggacatcaccaaacgctgggtttcctccttcttaatgctttgccaggcctttacagccgcagccttcaggtcttgcttgtttgtgggtctttccgtcttaagtctggatttgagcaagtgaaatgcatgctcaattgggttaagatctggtgattgacttggccattccagaatgttccacttttttgcactcatgaactcctgggtagctttggctgtatgcttggggtcattgtccatctgtactatgaagcgccatccgatcaactttgcggcatttggctgaaatctgggctgaaagtatatcccggtacacttcagaattcatccggctactcttgtctgctgttatatcatcaataaacacaagtgacccagtgccattgaaagccatgcaatgcccatgccatcacgttgcctccaccatgttttacagaggatgtggtgtgccttggatcatgtgccgttccctttcttctccaaacttttttcttcccatcattctggtacaggttgatcttggtctcatctgtccatagaatacttttccagaactgagctggcttcatgaggtgtttttcagcaaatttaactctggcctgtctatttttggaattgatgaatggtttgcatctagatgtgaaccctttgtatttactttcatggagtcttctctttactgttgacttagagacagatacacctacttcactgagagtgttctggacttcagttgatgttgtgaacgggttcttcttcaccaaagaaagtatgcggcgatcatccaccactgttgtcatccgtggacgcccagcctttttgagttcccaagctcaccagtcaattcccttttttctcagaatgtacccgactgttgattttgctactccaagcatgtctgctatctctctgatggattttttctttttttcagcctcaggatgttctgcttcacctcaattgagagttccttagaccgcatgttgtctggtcacagcaacaaggcttccaaatgcaaaaccacacacctgtaatcaaccccagaccttttaactacattgattacaggttaacgaggtagacgccttcagagttaattgcagcccttagagtcccttgtccaattacttttggtcccttgaaaaagaggaggctatgcattacagagctatgattcctaaaccctttctccgatttggatgtgaaaactctcatattgcagctgggagtgtgcactttcagcccatattatatatacaattgtatttctgaacatgtttttgtaaacagctaaaataacaaaactcatgtcactgtccaaatatttctggccctgactgtatactgtgtgtgtgggaggggttttCTGATGGCTTTCCTCTGGCTGCACAGGATTTACCGTCTGAAGAAGTCTCCGAGGACCTAATTGAGCCCGGACAGTCAGAGGAGATCCTGAAGGTCACATTTCCATCGCAGTACAACAGCATCAAAGAAGAAGAGGTGACCTCTGGTTATTGCCTATATACAGTTCTATATGTCCTAGTTGTCCCTAGCTTGATATCCCTGTATCCTTGCGCAATTAGATGCCATTCAGGAGTCTAGGAAAGTTGGGTCACTGATGGTGGCACATGTTGTTACCCATTTATTTTGGATTGTAGGATGAAACATTTAGGGTCTGACACTTGCCCTTATTACATAATGGGGGTCTCCATATTTTGTACCACTCTGGTGCCCGTCAGATACAATTATATTCATGTATTATGATGGAATGTCCAACCACTACATTAAggtatttttgttttttgcttataTCCATGATTTTTCTTCCCCAGTTGGTGGTCTGGGTGGACCCCCTGGATGGCACTAAGGAATATACAGAAGGTTGGTGCGCACCTCACTGAGTTTTGTAATAATAAATCTTCTTTAAGAaatatttctctttttttaatCACAGTGTATAAGAAACTGTGTAGAGTTTCAGTTGCTTACAGTTTTTAAAACCTCTGCTTCATGTCAGTGAATGGGAACATTCTTCTCTACATCCAAAGACTGGAAACTTGTACAGATTGTAAATTATGTTCACATCAGTGTCCGAAATTCCTCCACATTTAGTAGAAAAAATTAGCACAACATGCAATAATAAACTTTCCAGAAGTACAATGGATACAGAATGAGCCTcatatagcccctctatatactgtatatagtatgaaCCTCCACATAGCTCCTCTATATACcggatgagccccacatagcccctctatatatagtataaatccccacatagcccctctatatctatagtatgaacccccacatagcccctctatatatagtataaatccccacatagcccctctatatacaggttgagcccccacatagcccctctatatatagtataaatccccacatagcccctcctatatacaggatgagcccccacatggcccctCTATGTATAGTATaaatccccacatagcccctctatatataggttgagccctcacatagcccctctatcTATAGTataaacccccacatagcccctcctatatacaggatgagcccccacatagcctctagtAGTATAAAccaccacatagcccctctatatacaggatgagcccccacatagcccctctatatatagtataaatccccacatagcccctctatatatagtataaatccccacatagcccctctatatatagtataaatccccacatagcccctctatatatagtataaatccccacatagcccctctatatatagtataaatccccacatagcccctctatatatagtataaatccccacatagcccctctatatacagattGAGCCCCCGCATAGaccctctatatacaggatgagccctcttaCAGCCCAGGAGAGGTCATAGTGTGGCTCGAggtccactgttttcagccctttggCTGTCTGTCTGTGGGCCGGATATGGACTTTGTCCAGCCCTGTACTATAGTCTTTGTGTTGTAAgctgcagaatgagctaactgaCTGTCTGTCAGTGAGCTCAGTGTGATGGAGAGATTTCTATACTTCTGTCTGTCATTTTCTGAGCTCCTCTTGGCTTCTTTATGACCTCCAGACCACATCAAAGCGTAATCTGTCTGGGTGAGGCATATGGTGCAAAATATTAATGaaatcttacagaaaaaaaatgatttttagcctcaAATACACACATACTGTAGGTGGAAAATACTTTAATTTTCTCAGTGCATATCTATTTCAGTCCGGACATGAAGTGATGAATGTTTTGTCCTCAGGTCTCCTGGATCATGTAACTGTTCTTATTGGCATTGCCTATGAAGGAAAAGCGATCGCGGGGGTGATAAACCAGCCGTACTACAATTACCAGGTACTGGGGTGGCCTGATATCATGGGAGGAATATTTTCACCCGTTAGGCCCCCCGCACTCTCTATGCAGCATCTGTCACATTAGAGTGGCCCCTTCTTACACCTGTCCGGCTGCTTCTGGGCCAGAGGGTTCACAGACTTATCAGCGGAGCACGGCCCGGCCCCCCATCTGCTCCGATGCCGTATCTCCTCATTAGCTGATAGGAGGCAGTCAAAGGTCAGAAACCTGCACCCATTGTCATACTACAACCACCAGCATTCCCTGACCGCCACAGTCTATCGGAAAAATAAGGCAAAATTATGCAAAAAGGCAAAACACAATTCCGCCATTGTTTTTTTGGTttgcttctttttttcttcctttgaGACCCatatgttttcttcggcgctccattgggagacccagacgattgggtgtatagcactgcctccggaggccacacaaagcaattacactaaaaagtgtaaggcccctccccttctggctatacacccccagtgggatcactggctcaccagttttctgctttgtgcgaaggaggtcagacatccacgcatagctccactgtttagtcagcagcagctgctgactctatcggatggaagaaaagagggcccatatggggcccccagcatgctcccttctcaccccacttgcggtttgtaaggttgaggtacccattgcgggtacggaggctggagcccacatgctgctttccttccccatccccctgaggggctctgtggaagtgggatcttaccggcccccaaaccctgaggccgagctccatccacagacccagagaccctgctggaggagctgagtacagtcagggacaaggccctgcaacattcaggtactctgtgtccccgcacagacaggccacgcacactccaggcttgctgggtgtgctagtgcgccgggggcactagcgctgcgcgctcgggttagagtcactacagcttagctgagtgattttatgtcttgggaactaccgcgccggccgctccgggagtggcggcgccgctgggacttgtagtgcgccggggactcgcgctgcccgcgcttttacggcggcagcgctcataaatctagtccccggcttttgcggcctagctctgcttcgttcccgcccccaccctgtcaatcagggaaagggagagacgctgttctatagccagcgccgagggctggagccttatttacatgctccagccctctcactgggcacagtggg is drawn from Anomaloglossus baeobatrachus isolate aAnoBae1 chromosome 3, aAnoBae1.hap1, whole genome shotgun sequence and contains these coding sequences:
- the BPNT1 gene encoding 3'(2'),5'-bisphosphate nucleotidase 1 isoform X1; this encodes MFCRALHSLTVIAPCSVRRAGFTMSSAPVLLVRLVAAAHSVAEKAGTIVRNVMSGGDLGIVEKTGANDLQTAADRLVQQSICASLARKFPGLTIIGEEDLPSEEVSEDLIEPGQSEEILKVTFPSQYNSIKEEELVVWVDPLDGTKEYTEGLLDHVTVLIGIAYEGKAIAGVINQPYYNYQAGDGAVLGRTIWGVLGVGAFGFELKEVPQGQHIVTTTRSHSSKLVNDCIAAINPDKVVRVGGAGNKIIQLIEGQASAYVFASPGCKKWDTCAPEAILHAVGGKLTDISGNAYEYHKDVQHMNSAGVLATLRNFNYYSSRVPESVKQALVPKM